The following proteins are co-located in the Microcystis wesenbergii NRERC-220 genome:
- a CDS encoding heavy-metal-associated domain-containing protein, which yields MLVFSYEVTGVTTMTITLKVPSIACEGCANTITKAINNQQPAAQISVDVANKIVTVETTASPAEITQWISEVGHTVESSSEG from the coding sequence ATGCTAGTTTTTAGCTATGAAGTTACTGGAGTTACAACAATGACAATTACCCTAAAAGTGCCTAGTATTGCCTGTGAAGGTTGCGCTAATACCATTACTAAAGCGATTAACAATCAGCAACCGGCAGCCCAAATATCGGTGGATGTAGCCAATAAAATCGTCACGGTAGAAACCACCGCATCCCCCGCAGAAATTACCCAATGGATCAGCGAAGTCGGCCATACTGTTGAGTCTAGCAGTGAGGGTTGA
- a CDS encoding UDP-glucose dehydrogenase family protein, producing MRVCVIGTGYVGLVTGVCLAHIGHHVICIDNNEEKVKLMKSGQSPIYEPGLSELMQSSAASGNLEFSTDLEAGVKHGEILFIAVGTPALPTGESDTRYVEAVARGIGAHLNGGYKVIVNKSTVPIGSGDWVRMIVLDGVAERQKNLVAAGGGISTLERIEAEFDVVSNPEFLREGSAVYDTFNPDRIVLGSNNPKAIEMMKELYAPLVERQFSEDPSLPPVPVVVTDLSSAEMIKYAANAFLATKISFINEVANICDRVGADVTQVAKGIGLDSRIGSKFLSAGIGWGGSCFPKDVSALVHTAEDYGYETELLNAAINVNKRQRTIAIEKLQQELKILKGKTVGLLGLTFKPDTDDMRDAPALTMIEQLNRLGAKVKAYDPIVSQSGLSHGLSGVIIESDPERLADGCDALVVVTEWQEFLRLDYGKMVKTMREPVLIDGRNFLDPAVVTAAGFRYLGIGR from the coding sequence ATGCGTGTTTGTGTTATCGGAACGGGTTATGTGGGTTTAGTCACTGGGGTTTGTCTAGCACATATCGGCCATCATGTCATCTGTATTGACAACAATGAAGAAAAAGTCAAATTGATGAAATCGGGACAATCTCCCATCTATGAACCAGGGTTATCGGAATTAATGCAGTCTTCCGCAGCCTCCGGCAATCTGGAATTCTCCACGGACCTAGAAGCGGGAGTTAAACACGGTGAAATCCTCTTTATCGCTGTTGGTACACCAGCACTACCCACGGGAGAAAGTGACACTCGTTATGTGGAAGCGGTGGCCCGGGGTATTGGGGCCCATCTCAACGGTGGTTATAAAGTAATCGTCAATAAATCGACCGTTCCCATCGGTTCTGGGGATTGGGTACGGATGATCGTCCTCGATGGCGTGGCCGAGAGACAAAAAAATCTCGTGGCCGCTGGGGGCGGTATTAGTACATTAGAACGTATCGAAGCGGAATTCGATGTGGTCAGCAATCCCGAATTTTTACGGGAAGGTTCGGCGGTTTATGATACTTTTAACCCCGATCGCATTGTTTTAGGCAGTAATAACCCGAAAGCCATTGAAATGATGAAGGAATTGTACGCGCCTTTGGTTGAACGCCAATTCTCTGAAGATCCCTCCTTACCTCCCGTTCCCGTGGTGGTTACGGATCTCAGTTCGGCGGAAATGATTAAATACGCCGCTAATGCCTTCCTAGCCACCAAAATTAGCTTTATTAACGAAGTAGCTAATATCTGCGATCGCGTCGGTGCGGATGTCACCCAAGTGGCTAAAGGTATCGGTTTAGATTCCCGTATCGGCAGCAAATTCCTCTCGGCCGGGATCGGTTGGGGGGGGTCCTGTTTCCCCAAAGATGTGTCGGCTTTGGTACATACCGCAGAAGACTACGGTTACGAAACGGAATTACTCAACGCCGCTATCAATGTTAACAAACGTCAACGGACAATCGCGATCGAAAAACTGCAACAGGAATTAAAAATCCTCAAGGGTAAAACCGTCGGTTTGTTGGGATTAACTTTTAAACCCGATACCGATGATATGCGCGATGCTCCGGCTTTAACTATGATCGAACAGTTAAATCGTTTAGGTGCTAAGGTAAAAGCCTATGATCCGATCGTTTCCCAAAGTGGTTTAAGTCACGGTTTAAGCGGTGTGATTATCGAATCGGATCCAGAAAGATTGGCCGATGGTTGTGACGCTTTGGTGGTGGTGACGGAAT
- a CDS encoding nucleotidyltransferase family protein codes for MKIPQEKLSQLCQHWHIHKLSLFGSVLRDDFTADSDIDMLVEFELGFTPSFLKLHQIQEELSQLFDGRTIDLVTIKSLNHHIRERVLATAEVCYVAER; via the coding sequence ATGAAAATTCCTCAAGAAAAACTCTCACAACTTTGCCAACATTGGCATATTCATAAACTTTCCTTATTTGGTTCAGTTTTACGAGATGATTTCACCGCAGATAGTGATATTGATATGCTCGTTGAGTTTGAACTTGGTTTTACCCCTAGTTTTCTCAAACTTCATCAAATTCAAGAAGAACTATCTCAATTATTTGATGGACGTACTATTGATCTCGTTACCATCAAATCTCTTAATCATCATATTCGTGAGCGTGTTTTAGCAACAGCAGAGGTGTGTTATGTCGCAGAAAGATAA
- a CDS encoding type II toxin-antitoxin system RelN family antitoxin — MKALKVMATIDEQGQLTLDHPLIIDKNSRVEVIILIPEEETQDTSQAEILADFRQSWHEAMTGQTIPVSQLWEGLEDD; from the coding sequence ATGAAAGCACTCAAGGTTATGGCAACCATTGATGAACAAGGACAACTAACCCTAGATCATCCTTTAATCATAGACAAAAACAGCCGTGTAGAAGTTATTATTCTCATCCCAGAGGAGGAAACCCAAGATACATCTCAAGCAGAAATTTTAGCAGACTTTCGGCAATCTTGGCATGAAGCCATGACAGGACAAACCATTCCCGTTTCTCAACTTTGGGAAGGGTTAGAAGATGACTAA
- a CDS encoding HepT-like ribonuclease domain-containing protein: MLRDQESLIDIVNSIRRILRYTDGIGKSELETNDEKLSAILYQITIIGEATKRLSVIFRQQHPEIPWREMAGMRDVIVHKYDQLDLDVVWDIVENKLTELLKAIAPLL, translated from the coding sequence ATGCTTCGTGATCAAGAATCTCTAATCGACATTGTAAATTCTATTAGACGTATTTTGCGCTATACCGATGGTATCGGTAAATCAGAATTGGAAACCAATGATGAAAAATTGTCTGCCATCCTCTACCAAATTACCATTATTGGTGAAGCGACTAAACGTCTTTCTGTAATCTTCCGTCAACAACATCCAGAAATTCCTTGGCGAGAAATGGCTGGAATGCGAGATGTCATTGTTCATAAATACGATCAGCTTGATTTGGATGTGGTATGGGACATAGTTGAAAATAAATTAACAGAACTTTTAAAAGCGATCGCACCCTTACTCTAA
- a CDS encoding UDP-glucuronic acid decarboxylase family protein gives MRILVTGGAGFIGSHLIDRLMEQGQEVICLDNFYTGTRRNIVKWLGNPYFELIRHDITEPIRLEVDQIYHLACPASPIHYQYNPVKTIKTNVLGTMYMLGLAKRVKARFLLASTSEVYGDPDVHPQTEEYRGNVNCIGPRSCYDEGKRVAETLAFEYYREHKVDIRVARIFNTYGPRMLENDGRVVSNFVVQALRGEPLTVYGQGSQTRSFCYVSDLVEGLMRLMNGDFIGPVNLGNPDEYTILELAQVIQGMINPEAELVYKPLPEDDPKQRQPDITRAKTYLDWSPTIPLSQGLKMTIEDFRSRLS, from the coding sequence ATGAGAATCCTAGTTACAGGCGGTGCGGGTTTTATTGGTTCCCATCTAATCGATCGCTTGATGGAACAGGGTCAAGAAGTGATCTGTCTGGATAACTTCTACACGGGGACGCGCAGAAATATCGTTAAATGGCTAGGAAATCCTTATTTTGAGCTAATTCGTCACGATATCACCGAGCCGATCCGTTTAGAAGTCGATCAGATCTATCACCTGGCCTGTCCTGCTTCCCCGATCCACTATCAATATAATCCCGTCAAAACGATTAAAACGAATGTTTTAGGGACTATGTATATGTTGGGGTTAGCTAAAAGGGTAAAAGCGCGATTTTTGCTCGCTTCTACCTCGGAAGTCTACGGCGATCCCGATGTGCATCCGCAAACGGAAGAATATCGAGGTAATGTTAACTGCATTGGACCGCGTTCCTGTTATGACGAAGGTAAACGGGTGGCGGAAACCCTGGCTTTTGAGTATTATCGGGAGCATAAAGTCGATATCCGGGTGGCCCGGATTTTCAACACCTACGGCCCGCGAATGTTGGAAAACGATGGTCGAGTGGTGAGTAATTTCGTCGTGCAAGCTTTGCGCGGTGAACCCTTAACGGTTTATGGTCAAGGTTCCCAAACCCGCAGTTTTTGCTATGTTTCTGACCTGGTGGAAGGGTTAATGCGTTTGATGAATGGGGACTTTATCGGGCCGGTTAATTTAGGCAATCCCGACGAATACACAATTTTGGAATTAGCGCAAGTGATCCAAGGCATGATTAATCCCGAGGCCGAATTGGTCTATAAACCACTGCCGGAAGATGATCCCAAGCAACGACAACCGGATATCACTCGTGCTAAAACCTATCTAGATTGGAGTCCAACTATTCCTCTAAGCCAGGGTTTGAAAATGACGATCGAGGATTTCCGTTCTCGTCTCAGCTAA
- a CDS encoding HepT-like ribonuclease domain-containing protein, with protein sequence MIDTANKALSFVEGVSREDFDNNELLRLSLTHLLQIIGEAARRVSPDFRENYPTIPWQAVVGMRSKVVHDYLNVDEDIVWNTVKNDLPFLVKELEKILIR encoded by the coding sequence ATGATTGACACAGCAAATAAAGCACTTAGCTTTGTAGAAGGTGTCAGTCGAGAAGATTTTGATAATAACGAACTTTTACGGTTATCCCTCACCCATTTATTGCAAATTATCGGAGAAGCAGCGCGTCGTGTATCACCAGACTTTCGGGAGAATTATCCAACAATTCCTTGGCAAGCAGTCGTCGGAATGCGGAGTAAAGTAGTACACGATTACTTAAATGTTGATGAAGATATTGTTTGGAATACCGTTAAAAATGATTTACCATTTTTAGTTAAAGAACTAGAAAAGATTCTGATCAGGTAA
- a CDS encoding endonuclease domain-containing protein: MTLNNSDFHLPYNTALVARAKELRKNMTLAEKRLWYSYLKNFKFKVLRQRPIDHFIVDFYCPSLKLVIEIDGDTHFTDEGKAYDKERTARLESYGLKVIRFTNSQVLRNFEAVCEQLNLSIPP, encoded by the coding sequence ATGACCCTAAACAACAGCGACTTTCATCTACCTTATAATACTGCCCTAGTAGCCAGAGCGAAAGAACTGCGAAAGAACATGACCTTAGCAGAGAAAAGGCTGTGGTATTCCTATCTAAAAAATTTCAAATTCAAAGTCCTAAGACAACGCCCCATTGATCATTTCATTGTTGATTTTTATTGCCCTAGCCTCAAACTTGTGATTGAAATTGATGGAGATACTCACTTTACGGATGAGGGAAAAGCCTATGATAAAGAGAGAACTGCGCGATTAGAAAGCTATGGATTAAAGGTTATTAGATTCACGAATTCGCAGGTATTAAGAAATTTTGAGGCGGTTTGTGAGCAGCTAAATCTTTCGATCCCCCCTTAA
- the polA gene encoding DNA polymerase I has protein sequence MNSGEQNKLFILIDGHSLAFRAYYAFAKSRSGPLRTSTGIPTSVCFGFLNSLLQLLETQKPTYLAVAFDLAAPSFRHEADVNYKANRQETPEEFRPDLTNLQSLLTVMNIPIVTSPGYEADDVLGTLAKQAGDHGYTVKILTGDRDLFQLVDEEKKTTVLYLDINAVKSTSGQGYTEFNSQAVTEKLGVTPKQVVDFKALCGDKSDNIPGVRGIGEKTAIDLLKKYDNLEDIYTNLESIKGMVKTKLLEGKPAAESSRYLAKIALDAPVSLEEDKFRLRGFDRRLVKPLLERLELKKILQKLDQIQQHLGGTPTLELTSDADSNQLSLFDLPPISLPVLIAPEIIDTLPKLDALLAKLTTFTNPHFPVAWDTETTDLNPRVAKLVGIGCCWGKELNSMAYIPIGHQSGDNLNLEIVLEKLRPILASDNYPKVFQNAKFDIDVFYHQGITVKGLVFDTMVASYVLHPELTHNLEDLCDRYLDGITSLSYKSLGIPTGKTIADLDITTTANYCGLDAYATYLLREKLQAELTKIPPLYQLFSEVESPLVMVLWQMENYGIKININYLKNFSQQLERDLADIEKNAYESIGETFNLSSPKQLSEILFDRLALNRKKSRKTKTGYSTDQSVLEKLQGDHPLVDYILEHRTLSKLKSTYVDALPKLAEPKTARVHTDFNQTITSTGRLSSSNPNLQNIPIRSEFSRRIRQAFIPEDGYLLVSADYSQIELRILAHLSQEPVLLEAYRSNQDVHKVTAQLLFDKGEITPEERSLGKTINFGVIYGMGAQKFARESKLTVEQGRKFIEKYHQRYAQVFEYLENSKKQAIAQGYVETILGRRRYFNFDNPLLKRLRGLSLHDIDLDSLKLNNEEAQLLRSAANAPIQGSSADIIKVAMVKLAEVLQNYRARLLLQVHDELVLEVPREEWPSLESKIKTTMEEAVSLTIPLLVEIKAGDNWMETK, from the coding sequence ATGAACAGTGGCGAGCAAAATAAGTTATTTATCCTGATTGATGGGCATTCTTTGGCTTTTCGTGCCTATTATGCCTTTGCTAAGTCTCGTTCTGGTCCTCTGCGTACTTCTACCGGCATTCCCACCAGTGTTTGTTTTGGGTTTTTAAATTCTCTGCTGCAGTTACTAGAAACTCAAAAACCCACTTATTTAGCAGTGGCTTTTGATTTAGCAGCTCCTTCTTTTCGCCATGAAGCTGATGTCAATTATAAGGCTAATCGGCAAGAAACTCCCGAAGAATTTCGCCCCGATTTAACTAATCTGCAAAGTCTCTTGACAGTGATGAATATTCCTATTGTGACTTCCCCCGGTTACGAAGCAGATGATGTTTTAGGAACTTTGGCAAAACAAGCCGGTGATCATGGTTATACTGTTAAGATTTTAACAGGCGATCGAGATTTATTCCAATTGGTAGATGAGGAGAAAAAAACCACGGTTCTCTATCTGGATATTAATGCGGTCAAAAGTACCTCTGGCCAGGGTTATACAGAATTTAATTCCCAAGCTGTCACGGAAAAGTTAGGGGTGACACCAAAACAGGTAGTAGATTTTAAAGCTCTTTGCGGTGACAAGTCTGATAATATACCCGGGGTGCGCGGAATTGGCGAAAAAACAGCGATAGATTTATTAAAAAAATACGATAACTTAGAGGATATATATACCAATCTGGAATCGATTAAGGGAATGGTAAAAACTAAATTATTAGAGGGAAAACCCGCCGCCGAAAGTTCTCGCTATTTAGCCAAAATTGCCCTTGATGCCCCCGTTAGTCTCGAAGAGGATAAATTTCGTCTCCGAGGTTTTGATCGGCGTTTAGTTAAACCTTTATTGGAAAGATTAGAGTTAAAGAAAATTCTCCAGAAACTCGATCAAATTCAACAGCATCTAGGTGGCACTCCTACCCTAGAATTAACTAGCGATGCTGATTCTAATCAATTGTCTCTGTTTGATTTACCCCCTATTTCTCTACCAGTTCTAATTGCTCCGGAAATTATTGATACTCTTCCTAAGTTAGATGCTTTACTGGCCAAATTAACAACTTTCACTAATCCACATTTTCCTGTCGCTTGGGACACCGAAACCACGGATTTAAATCCTCGTGTAGCCAAATTAGTCGGGATCGGTTGCTGTTGGGGAAAAGAATTAAATTCTATGGCCTATATTCCCATCGGCCACCAGAGCGGTGATAATTTAAATCTAGAGATAGTCCTCGAAAAATTACGCCCAATTTTAGCCAGTGATAATTATCCGAAAGTCTTCCAGAATGCGAAATTTGATATTGATGTTTTTTATCATCAAGGAATTACCGTTAAAGGTCTAGTTTTTGATACTATGGTGGCTAGTTATGTCCTCCATCCCGAACTAACTCATAATCTCGAAGATTTATGCGATCGCTATTTAGACGGTATCACTTCCCTTAGTTATAAAAGTCTCGGTATTCCTACGGGAAAAACTATCGCTGATTTAGATATTACCACCACTGCCAACTACTGCGGATTAGATGCCTACGCTACCTATTTACTTCGAGAAAAATTACAGGCAGAATTAACTAAAATTCCCCCTTTGTATCAATTATTCTCAGAGGTAGAATCTCCCTTAGTGATGGTGCTGTGGCAGATGGAAAATTATGGTATAAAAATTAATATCAATTATCTAAAAAACTTTTCCCAGCAACTAGAAAGAGACCTAGCAGACATAGAAAAAAATGCCTACGAATCTATCGGAGAAACTTTTAATCTTAGCTCTCCTAAACAGTTAAGTGAAATCCTTTTTGATCGATTGGCACTCAATCGCAAAAAATCCAGAAAAACTAAAACAGGTTACTCTACCGATCAAAGTGTTTTAGAGAAACTACAAGGAGATCATCCCTTAGTTGATTATATCCTTGAACATCGCACCTTATCCAAATTAAAATCCACCTATGTGGATGCTTTACCGAAATTAGCCGAACCAAAAACCGCAAGAGTACATACAGATTTTAATCAAACCATCACCAGCACCGGACGCTTATCATCCTCCAATCCTAACCTGCAAAATATACCCATTCGCAGTGAATTTTCCAGACGAATTCGTCAAGCTTTTATTCCCGAAGATGGTTACTTATTAGTGTCAGCGGACTACTCACAAATCGAGTTAAGAATTCTCGCTCATCTCAGCCAAGAACCAGTTTTATTAGAAGCCTATCGTAGTAATCAAGATGTTCATAAAGTCACCGCTCAATTGCTCTTTGATAAAGGGGAAATTACCCCCGAAGAACGCAGTTTAGGAAAAACAATTAACTTCGGAGTTATTTATGGCATGGGAGCGCAAAAATTCGCCCGTGAATCGAAATTAACCGTAGAACAGGGCAGAAAATTTATTGAAAAATATCATCAACGTTATGCCCAAGTATTTGAGTATTTAGAGAATAGTAAAAAACAAGCGATCGCTCAGGGATATGTGGAAACAATTTTGGGCAGAAGACGTTATTTTAACTTCGATAATCCCCTCTTAAAAAGACTGCGGGGACTGTCCTTACATGACATCGATTTAGATAGCCTCAAACTCAACAACGAGGAAGCACAATTATTAAGATCGGCCGCTAATGCGCCCATTCAGGGTTCCAGTGCTGATATTATTAAAGTAGCGATGGTAAAATTAGCCGAGGTACTGCAAAATTATCGAGCGAGATTACTGCTGCAAGTCCATGATGAATTAGTCTTGGAAGTACCGAGGGAGGAATGGCCATCCCTAGAGTCAAAAATCAAGACGACTATGGAAGAAGCTGTCTCCTTGACGATCCCTCTCTTGGTAGAAATTAAAGCCGGTGACAATTGGATGGAAACCAAATAA
- a CDS encoding type II toxin-antitoxin system RelE family toxin, giving the protein MTNQPIIQVLASATFKRNLRTLAKKYRSIRDDIQPMIEQLEQGELPGDKIPSIGYTVFKLRVRNSDIQKGKSGGYRLIYYVKTATAIILLTIYTKSEQVDMAVKDIQSIITDYEQQ; this is encoded by the coding sequence ATGACTAATCAACCGATAATTCAAGTTTTAGCCTCGGCAACATTCAAGCGAAATCTCCGCACACTTGCTAAGAAATATCGCAGTATTCGAGATGATATTCAACCTATGATTGAACAACTTGAGCAAGGAGAATTACCTGGCGATAAAATACCTAGTATTGGTTATACTGTCTTCAAGTTGAGAGTCCGAAATAGTGATATTCAAAAAGGCAAAAGTGGGGGATACCGTTTAATTTATTACGTCAAAACTGCAACGGCAATCATTCTGTTAACTATTTACACGAAATCTGAACAAGTTGATATGGCGGTAAAGGATATTCAAAGCATTATTACAGACTATGAACAACAGTAA
- a CDS encoding nucleotidyltransferase family protein: MEQIKGFCQKWQVTELALFGSVLREDFRSDSDIDILITFSPTAKRGLTETLQMRDELQAIFDRKVDLIVKAALKRSDNWLRCKNILESAQIIYAS, translated from the coding sequence ATGGAACAAATTAAAGGATTTTGTCAAAAGTGGCAAGTCACCGAATTGGCATTATTTGGTTCAGTTTTACGCGAAGATTTCCGTTCAGATAGCGATATTGATATTTTAATTACCTTTTCCCCAACTGCTAAACGAGGTTTAACTGAAACCCTACAAATGCGCGATGAACTGCAAGCAATTTTTGATCGAAAAGTAGATTTAATTGTGAAAGCAGCACTCAAACGGAGTGATAACTGGCTAAGATGTAAAAACATTTTAGAATCAGCACAGATTATATATGCTTCGTGA
- a CDS encoding type II toxin-antitoxin system PemK/MazF family toxin — MTSTTRFLPMKLQKGDVVLCQVPIPSSQFQQFKLPAAVIVSANDINQILDDVMVVPFTSNRNRSFSINQQLESLGVNLI, encoded by the coding sequence ATGACATCTACGACGAGATTTTTGCCGATGAAATTACAAAAGGGTGATGTAGTATTGTGTCAAGTACCCATACCATCCAGTCAATTTCAACAGTTTAAGCTTCCTGCTGCTGTTATCGTATCAGCTAATGATATTAATCAAATTTTAGATGATGTAATGGTTGTTCCTTTTACCTCTAATCGTAATCGATCCTTTTCGATAAACCAACAACTAGAAAGCTTGGGAGTAAACCTAATCTGA